A stretch of Oreochromis aureus strain Israel breed Guangdong linkage group 11, ZZ_aureus, whole genome shotgun sequence DNA encodes these proteins:
- the ibtk gene encoding LOW QUALITY PROTEIN: inhibitor of Bruton tyrosine kinase (The sequence of the model RefSeq protein was modified relative to this genomic sequence to represent the inferred CDS: deleted 2 bases in 1 codon), with protein sequence MSQAPLDCTPKCRSQQHADQVVAALTSGSEGQLRAFLTSHCHNAATLRDAFGRTALHLAASLGKKALLEWLLEIKSADLMLKDKESGWTALHRSAFYGQIHCLISLVKHGGLLSTQDKEGLSVLDLTMKDRPSHVLFRNTDPTEVYMWGNNTNFSLGHGNQESRQHPELVDVFARTGVYIKQVVLCKFHSVFLSQKGQVFTCGHGQGGRLGHGDEQTYLVPRMVEGLMSHHCSQVAAAKDHTVVLTEEGYVYTFGLNTFHQLGLVPPPASAFVPKQVFSKMLKGRTVIGVAAGRFHTVLWTREAVYTMGLNGGQLGYLLDPNGEKCVTAPRQVSALHHKDVAISMAAASDGATVVVTEKGDVYLLADYQCKKMASRQLNIRKVLVSGGSLDHRVAPQILNEGGVEKVVILALDTAGRVFCWRSTGSSVRQCRWAYARQVFMTDIALSKNSMMFVTQDGEGFSGVWAGEYKKYGEKKEGSVEVCGHSDVGTLYERIRLEKLPYVHRAVSITMDSKGRNFGVLQADPKTSLYEVPSISPSSFSQHFGSLLDEADEMDSIHDVTLQAGDRTFPAHKYILSMRSEFFRKQFMSEHCGVDEELDKEVRKSEDAVGCDLLILEKVPPDMMEYALHFIYTDSCELLVHGARPRVSGVITVPNQDSEEDRLISSLQNLGLSGRSALEVYRSLPPAAKGNSDKAKSKGSKPGKKGKGSKGDKRSQRGRCQPSENLTGCCKKLGLGSLSARLDGVKYENGKINVTNKKTGNKPKLYQKKCSYLCDVTLKSEDGKEFSCHKSVLCARLEYFNSMLGNPWIEATSCSALEMPTSSEILQVILEYIYTDESPTIKESLNVEFVCNVLVVADQLLITRLKEMCEVVITENLTLKNAAELLEFAIMYNAEQLKLSCLQFIVLNMAALLESKALDILSDEVLVELSAAYRKMIPAMQKRVITPYPGAPDLSVYEDEDLDSAFSPKPEAELDHSCREILLKKAKIKAKKKPRRRSDSSGGYTVSDIIQSPPAAVVSPCLVKSGKVNSTESLQELLTSDSEGSYMGVGSPRDMQSPVFHERVEDEKTFSQRLKTPPSTPTSIKNGLPTPPNSAPQTIPKVLPCPARAPPVLDLRTIMDMEANSLQTLGATPKSPGSVSTSIKHSPLSTKLSQKQRKMLAMANKEASAESTASKPTPTATPSKSSGKAWATAVQSPPSSCSFRALLEEEENHLIRSGQTGTQRGQSTLGSPIVAAPAARRVTFKCAEGGESERPGSAALPWVLGAVGSPPLSSLVTFASIVEEEKQQEAALIRSREKPLALIQIEERAIQDLLFHYKAHDNPDELIVVERSSRGPMAVPTWNKH encoded by the exons ATGAGTCAGGCACCGCTGGACTGCACCCCCAAATGCCGCTCACAGCAGCATGCAGACCAGGTGGTTGCTGCACTAACAAGTGGCTCTGAGGGGCAGCTCCGGGCTTTCCTGACTTCACACTGCCACAATGCAGCCACTTTGCGGGATGCCTTCGGTCGTACAGCCCTGCACCTGGCGGCCTCACTGGGTAAGAAGGCCCTGCTGGAGTGGCTGCTGGAAATCAAAAGTGCTGACCTGATGCTTAAGGATAAGGAGTCCGGCTGGACCGCTCTGCACCGCAGCGCCTTCTATGGACAGATCCACTGTCTCATATCACTGGTCAAG CACGGGGGACTTCTTTCCACCCAAGACAAGGAGGGTCTTTCAGTCCTGGACTTGACCATGAAGGACCGCCCATCACATGTCTTGTTTAGAAACACTG ACCCAACTGAAGTTTACATGTGGGGAAACAATACAAATTTCAGCCTCGGTCATGGCAATCAGGAGAGCCGACAGCACCCTGAGCTTGTTGATGTCTTTGCCAGGACTGGAGTTTACATCAAGCAG GTGGTGCTGTGCAAGTTCCACTCTGTGTTCTTGTCTCAGAAAGGCCAGGTGTTCACCTGCGGGCATGGACAGGGAGGAAGGCTTGGCCATGGAGATGAACAGACTTATCTG gttCCTCGAATGGTAGAAGGCCTGATGTCCCATCACTGCTCCCAGGTGGCAGCAGCTAAAGACCACACAGTGGTCCTGACAGAGGAAGGCTATGTTTATACGTTTGGTCTCAACACATTCCACCAGCTGGGCCTAGTTCCTCCTCCCGCCTCTGCATTTGTACCTAAACAG GTTTTCTCCAAGATGCTCAAAGGTAGGACGGTGATTGGAGTTGCAGCAGGAAGGTTCCACACAGTGCTGTGGACCAGGGAGGCTGTCTATACAATGGGACTCAATGGAGGCCAGCTGG GTTACTTACTGGATCCAAATGGAGAGAAGTGTGTAACAGCCCCTCGGCAGGTGTCAGCTCTGCACCACAAGGATGTAGCCATATCTATGGCAGCAGCTAGTGATGGCGCAACGGTAGTTGTGACCGAGAAGGGGGATGTGTACCTCTTAGCTGACTACCAATGCAAGAAGATGGCTTCAAG GCAGCTCAACATCAGGAAGGTCCTGGTCAGTGGGGGGAGTCTGGACCATCGAGTAGCTCCACAGATCTTGAATGAGGGAGGAGTGGAAAAGGTGGTCATTCTGGCGTTGGATACAGCTGGGAGG GTGTTTTGCTGGCGTTCAACTGGCAGCTCGGTGAGACAGTGCCGGTGGGCGTACGCGCGTCAGGTCTTCATGACGGACATCGCTCTCAGCAAGAACAGCATGATGTTTGTGACTCAGGATGGAGAGGGCTTCAGTGGTGTGTGGGCTGGAGAATATAAGAAGTACGGGGAAAAGAAAG AGGGCAGTGTGGAGGTGTGTGGCCACTCGGATGTTGGGACACTGTATGAACGAATCCGCCTGGAGAAACTCCCCTATGTCCACAGAGCTGTCAGCATCACCATGGACTCAAAGGGCCGGAATTTTGGAGTTCTCCAGGCTGACCCAAAAACAAG CCTGTACGAGGTTCCCAGCATTTCTCCGTCATCCTTCTCCCAGCACTTCGGGAGCCTTCTGGATGAGGCGGACGAAATGGACAGCATCCACGATGTGACGCTTCAGGCTGGAGATCGCACTTTTCCGGCTCACAAGTACATTCTGTCCATGAGGTCCGAGTTCTTCCGGAAGCAGTTCATGTCTGAGCACTGTGGGGTCGATGAGGAGCTCGATAAGGAAGTGAGGAAGAGCGAAGATGCCGTGGGGTGCGATTTGCTCATTCTGGAAAAAGTCCCACCGGACATGATGGAATACGCTCTTCACTTCATCTACACAGACTCTTGTGAGCTGCTGGTACACGGAGCGAGGCCGAGAGTGTCGGGGGTCATTACAGTCCCAAACCAG GATTCAGAGGAGGACAGGCTTATCAGCAGCCTGCAGAACTTGGGTCTGAGTGGTCGTTCAGCCCTCGAGGTGTACCGTTCTCTTCCACCTGCAGCCAAAGGCAACAGTGACAAGGCCAAGAGCAAAGGCTCCAAGCCTGGCAAAAAGGGGAAAGGAAGCAAAGGTGACAAG CGGAGCCAACGAGGGAGGTGCCAACCCAGTGAAAACCTTACAGGGTGTTGCAAAAAACTCGGCCTGGGCAGCTTGTCGGCGCG ACTGGACGGTGTCAAATACgaaaatggaaaaattaatgttacaaacaagaaaacaggcAACAAACCAAAACTCTACCAGAAGAAATG CTCTTATCTTTGTGATGTCACTCTGAAATCTGAAGATGGGAAAGAGTTTTCTTGTCATAAAAGTGTCCTCTGTGCCAGACTAG AGTACTTCAACAGTATGCTCGGTAACCCCTGGATTGAG GCTACATCTTGTTCTGCACTCGAGATGCCCACCAGCTCAGAGATCCTGCAGGTCATTCTCGAGTACATTTACACAGATGAGTCTCCCACGATTAAAG AGTCTCTGAATGTAGAGTTTGTCTGCAACGTGTTGGTTGTCGCTGACCAGCTGCTCATCACACGGCTAAAGGAGATGTGCGAGGTTGTCATCACAGAGAACC TGACTCTGAAGAACGCTGCAGAGCTCCTGGAGTTTGCCATCATGTACAATGCGGAACAGTTAAAACTGTCCTGCCTCCAGTTCATTGTGCTCAACATGGCCGCACTGCTGGAATCAAA AGCTCTCGATATTCTCAGTGATGAAGTGCTGGTGGAGCTTTCTGCAGCCTACAGGAAGATG ATCCCAGCAATGCAGAAGCGTGTTATCACCCCATATCCTGGTGCACCAGACCTCAGTGTGTATGAAGATGAGGATTTGGACTCTGCATTCAGCCCCAAACCAGAAGCAGAATTGGATCACTCTTGCAG GGAAATCCTgttaaaaaaagctaaaattaAGGCTAAGAAGAAACCAAGGAGGCGCTCTGATAGCTCAGGGGGCTACACTGTCTCTGATATCATCCAAAGCCCTCCTGCTGCTG TGGTCTCCCCATGCCTAGTGAAGTCAGGTAAGGTGAACTCGACTGAGTCTCTGCAGGAGCTCCTCACATCAGACTCTGAAGGCAGCTACATGGGGGTCGGCAGTCCCAGAGACATGCAGTCACCTGTTTTTCATGAGAGAGTTGAG gaTGAGAAAACTTTTAGCCAGAGGCTGAAGACCCCACCCAGCACCCCAACATCTATTAAGAACGGCCTCCCAACTCCCCCCAACTCTGCTCCGCAAACCATCCCAAAGGTCCTTCCCTG TCCTGCTCGTGCACCTCCAGTCTTGGATCTGAGAACCATCATGGACATGGAAGCCAACTCTCTGCAGACTCTTGGAGCAACTCCTAAAAGCCCTGGAAG tgtcagcACCAGCATCAAGCACTCCCCTCTTTCCACTAAACTGTCCCAGAAACAGAGGAAGATGCTGGCCATGGCTAACAAGGAGGCCAGTGCGGAGTCCACAGCATCCAAACCAACCCCCACAGCCACTCCATCCAAAAGCAGTGGAAAGGCCTG GGCAACGGCTGTCCAGTCCCCACCCTCCTCGTGTTCATTTCGGGCTCtgctggaggaggaagagaaccATTTGATCCGATCAGGGCAAACCGGAACGCAAAGGGGCCAGAGCACCCTGGGGTCCCCCATCGTTGCTGCACCTGCTGCCAGGAGGGTCACATTCAAGTGTGCTGAAGGCGGCGAGTCAGAGAGGCCCGGG tctGCAGCCCT GCCGTGGGTGCTGGGTGCAGTGGGCAGCcctcccctctcctccctgGTGACCTTTGCTTCAATCGTGGAGGaagagaagcagcaggaagCCGCGCTGATCCGCAGCCGAGAGAAGCCGCTGGCGCTCATCCAG ATTGAAGAGCGGGCCATCCAGGATCTTCTGTTCCACTATAAAGCCCATGACAACCCAGATGAGCTGATAGTGGTGGAGAGGTCTTCCAGAGGTCCCATGGCAGTCCCGACCTGGAACAAACACTGA
- the tpbgb gene encoding trophoblast glycoprotein b, translating into MELELGAFFERINVGNSVRKTFLCSPHRGRTTKQGSHAWIVLKAISLRTLCAHWFSNSKRRMLSTLCDSDCGGTRGRLRKSGVMFLLFLLAIVPSGHGCPEECLCSLQTVKCQNKDLDKIPHFIPNNTKILFVSGNSISRISGDSFPTRLELLTDLHLSGNELEYVDTMAFNNLPNLVRLDLSNNTLQNFNESAFPNDTKLQHLNLSRSLHNHSTTDELLNFLRSGNLVNLTVLDLSNNDLVILPSDIFTHLSSLVSLSLQNTSIINIHNGTLKVPPLRELDLRNNSLKHLSSKMMAEFSLKPDLRIQLAGNPWLCNCFIEDTLMWLKNSTQVVDVQNLTCTNPKDLRHQPLLQLEKYELKCSMEMKGVLGTSYVFLGLVLALIGVIFLLVLYLNRKGIKRWMYNIRDACRDHMEGYHYRYEINSDPRLANLSINSDV; encoded by the coding sequence ATGGAGTTGGAACTAGGGGCATTTTTCGAAAGGATAAACGTGGGAAACAGTGTTAGAAAAACTTTCCTTTGTTCCCCACACCGCGGACGAACAACGAAGCAGGGGTCGCACGCTTGGATTGTTTTAAAAGCGATTTCTTTACGCACGCTCTGCGCACACTGGTTTTCAAACTCCAAGAGGCGCATGTTAAGCACGTTGTGCGATAGTGACTGCGGAGGCACGCGAGGGAGGCTCCGAAAGTCCGGCGTGATGTTTTTACTTTTCCTCCTCGCGATCGTGCCGTCCGGTCACGGGTGCCCGGAGGAATGCTTGTGCTCCTTACAAACTGTGAAATGCCAAAACAAGGACTTGGACAAGATTCCGCATTTCATACCAAACAACACCAAAATTCTATTTGTGTCAGGAAACAGCATTTCTCGTATTAGTGGGGACTCCTTCCCAACCCGCCTGGAGCTATTAACAGATCTCCATCTCAGTGGGAATGAGCTGGAGTATGTGGATACGATGGCATTTAACAACTTGCCAAACCTTGTGCGGCTGGACTTGAGCAACAACACACTCCAGAATTTCAATGAAAGCGCTTTCCCCaatgacactaaactgcagcaCTTGAACCTCAGTAGGTCTTTGCACAATCACTCCACCACAGATGAGCTTCTAAATTTCCTGCGCAGCGGGAACCTCGTCAATCTTACAGTCTTGGACCTGTCCAACAATGACCTTGTGATTCTTCCCAGCGACATATTCACTCATCTTTCCAGCCTGGTCAGCCTCAGCCTGCAGAACACCTCCATCATCAACATCCACAACGGGACTCTCAAAGTGCCCCCATTGCGTGAACTTGACCTGAGGAACAACAGCCTGAAACATCTGTCCAGCAAAATGATGGCAGAGTTCAGCCTTAAGCCGGACCTCCGCATCCAGCTGGCAGGGAACCCCTGGCTTTGCAACTGCTTTATCGAGGACACGCTGATGTGGCTGAAGAACTCCACTCAGGTCGTCGACGTCCAGAACCTGACCTGCACGAACCCCAAGGACCTGAGACACCAGCCGCTTCTGCAGTTGGAGAAGTACGAGCTGAAGTGCTCGATGGAGATGAAGGGTGTGCTGGGGACTTCTTACGTGTTCCTGGGACTGGTGCTGGCCCTGATCGGTGTCATATTCCTGCTGGTGCTCTACCTGAACAGAAAGGGCATCAAACGGTGGATGTACAACATCCGGGATGCTTGTAGGGACCACATGGAGGGGTATCATTACAGGTATGAGATAAACTCTGACCCACGTTTGGCCAACCTGAGCATCAATTCAGATGTGTGA